TGTAACACAGTGCAGTTCACTGACACACGGCACCAGTAGAGTCGGGCCTAACCAACCAGTGGTGTTCACTAGCTGATTAAATATCCCACTGTAGAACTTAGAGGACGCCACCAATTGCTGCTGTACAATTTCCTGCCAGTAGGTGGCTGCAGTATACTTTAAGTGTGATTTTCCATCTTATGTCACATTaactataaaatgtttttatttgaagtcaTTTCTTTGCCGTGATGCATTTTTAGCTGCATTTCTTTTGTAAAAGATacatcaaattattattattattttcatgctACAACCAATGTGATAGAAGTTTTATTCTCTGAACGTCAGAAACAGAATTACAAACATTAACAACTCCTGAGTCAAAGTCACAAGTCACAAGATGCATGATGCCGTCATGGGATGCAAGATTATGATCAGTTATTTGTAACTTGTTTGTTTAAAGACTAAATCATTTGTTTACAAAATGTTATGTCACCATTTTTATAGCAACTACTCAGACGGTGGTGCAGGACAAATACTCCTGAAGCATTTATTAGATATATGTACACATTGTacagcagattttttaaatatgtaatgaAACGGACAACGTTTCTATGTTGTACTACCGGGATACTGTTTTACCTCACTGCCCAACCCGAGGGCTCAGGATGACTGAGGTtgtttaaaataattcaaacgCTCTTGTTGCTTTCAAGTCCcacttaaaataataatcaatagtACAATTCTTCCCTGTGATGTGGTTTATTCCATTTAAGCATCACTCCTAATTCTTCCCCTTCTCACCTGTACTGCCGTATCGAACCGTTTGCAGAACGAGTGAAAGATGGAGCAGCACTCCTCCAGTTTGAAGGTCGCTGGGTCTTCACAGAAATACTCAGCGACAGCGTTGCTCAGAGAAATGAGCTCTTGGATGGAGGAGTCCACCTCGTCCAGCTTCACATTAGCCCTCTTAGAATATAAAACATAGAAAAGGGTATAAAGAGGTGTGAAGAAGAACTATTCACAcagtttgtgctttttaaagacacatttttaccGTGAAAAACGTCTCCATCTGCTGCACGAGGCCGGgctgtctgctgctgtacaGTTTCACCTCCTTGAtcttcttcacctctctctcgAAGTCTGTGATCACCTCGTCTTTACAAATTCTGTGGGTTCAACAGAtagtcacacattcacatggCGTCGTCCGAACAACTCAAAATCAGCACGTTACACCCGACTTATTCACCTCGACGCCAACCCGATGTGTTCAATTTGGCTGAGAAATGTCAGCAACTCGGCATCGATGTCCTCTGCTTGCTGCGGGTGAAAGACACGTTACATAGCCTTTTTTAATACTTTCTCCAGTGAGCATCTGTCCGTCCCAGGACTCGTCCTCACCTTGGCAACATAGTGCATGAGGTTCATGCCCGGCTTGTTGGCCTTGGTGTCTGCCAGCTTGAGCAGTGACGTCATCCTGAAGCCGATTGCATTGGCACTGTAACCACcctgaacaaaaacatttaatggaATTGTCCGTTATCAGTAGAAGAAATGCTGAGTAAGAGCCCCCGAACAGACAAAAGGACAGATTAAATGCATTAAGAccaaaaagggaaagaaaaatacCAACAGCGTTCATGTAATTCCCAGCTTTTAACACCAGCCGGATGACGGAGTGGAGGTCGTCACAGTCCAGCAGCTctaggaggagagaggggaaaagaacctgaatatataaagataaaatgttGTTGCAGCTTTTGGTGGACCATGTTAAAAGTTACCATTCGCTGCTTTGGTCATGACAGCGACCGagttcttcacctcctccatgagAGGAAAGAATTCCTCCCTCAGCACCATCATTTTCAGGAGCTCCTCGTAGCTGCAGGAgagacacatcaacaaaacCGAACATTAGCTGCTGTCATTTCATCAGTTATATTCCTCACTATGAAGCGTGGAGAGATCTGGAACAGCAATAATAGCACAGGTGCAAGATAAGAGATGCACACAAAAAACTATTCTGCAAATAACGTTATTTGTTTCTTGCAGGGAACCAATAATGGtgacagatgaagaaaagaagaaattattattaaattaaactttgcacattttatttgtctttaactATCAAATATGTAATAAAAGTCTGAGTTATGAACGAACCCCAGGACTTTGACCAGCTGCACCATGAACTGATCGGCCACAGGTAGAACAGAGAGGTTCCCACTGAAGGACAGCAGCTGCTTCACCTGAGCATCGACAGGAcaagacacagaaaacagtATAAATAACTATGTGATCAAACTAGATAAGAGAccatgtgaaataaaataaaacacattcttcCAAAATAATCACAAACAGCTTCTTAATACTGTAATTGTTGTTAAATATGAAACTCAGGTCAATAGCTTTTATTTCTATCAAACTGACATCAATGTGATATcttaataaaacacagaaagcaGAAGTTATTTACTTTATCTGTATATAACCACAGTGGAAAGATGATAAGAGTCGACCGGTCGTTACCTCACTTTCCTCTGGCAGCAGCTTACACAGCTCTTTTAGTTTCCCTGATCCAAACCTGAGCCAGTTACCTTGACGGATGTCCTGCACCATTTCCGTCACTGGCCTGCAGCCGGGGGATAAAAAGCAGTGTCAAACGAGCGCCGCCAAAATCCCGCCATGAACGCCATAACTCATCAAACAACATCAGTCCTGCTAAGTCGTGATAGTTCCCAGGGTTTTTAATtggtttacatttatttaaaaactgtgaaaatctcATTTGAAAGACTCAAAAAGCTGCTGGAGACAAATGATCCGCCACAGAGAGAATCCTGCTGTGCcttagtttttaatttgatgctgctgctacagaCCACAAATTCATCAAGGTGGTGCATTCAAGTGCTGCTGGGAAACGAGAACAGTGAGGCCCCAATAGACTAGAGGGGGGGCTGCTGAACGTTTAGCAGTTACAAAGTCAAACCCAAAGTGTAACAACCACCAAACATTCAAATTACGTTTAATTTAGAAGCTCTAATTTACACTGCATAATCAAAATCctatttattgatatttataatctgttttattgttctACTTTCTCTTTTAATGTGATTGTTTCGTCCTTGTAAAGCACAACAAGAGTAGCtttataaaggtttatgtatttattattatatatatatgttccaATGATGAAATATGCCAAgtttcaaatttcagttttgaCTTGTTCACCAGCCTGTGGTGATCTACTCTGAACGTCTGTTGACATATTCAATCAACATGTCACACTTTACATATTAACTCTGGTGTTTTTCAGCGTCCTGcaaatgattttaaataattcttCAAGTGCACGTTCCACAGAGAAGCCAACGCAATTTGAATTTAAGTGAACTGAGCAGCTGGTATTCAAAGTGACAGCCGAGTGAACTGATAGTGACATCATCTTGATAAGTTTGACACACAGAAACTGGCTCGTGACGTCGAAGAGGCAGTTCTCCAGTatcaatatttgtatattacAACAACCCGAAATAGGTATTTCAAACAAAAGACCTCGAACTTTACAAAGTCCTTTTACTGCCTCTCTCATACTTTTatagttttaatgtttgtttagtCACTAAACTAGAGTCCTGTCCAGCTGGGAAGAAAAGGGATTcatcaaaatgttaaaactttttaaactgGTGAAAAGGTTTAAAAGTTTTTCCCAGGTGTTTTGTGGATTCTCTGGCTTCTTGCAGCTCAGTGTCAAGCACCAGGACAGAACTATGTTTTTCTTATCAGTAAAGTGTTATTAAAATGAGTCATAATTGTTCAGATAAATGTGTTCTTCCATCCACTGCTACTCAAACGACACCTAATTAACATTTgcatgtatttgaatatggtccACTGAGATAAAGCGTGTGCCGGCTGGGTAATGACATCATGTGTGTTTTGGACTCTCTGATCAGTCTCTGGTCTGAGAGACTTTTTTCTGCACATGTTCCTCAGAGTCTTGTCTTCTTTCACTGAATGACTCTTCATTCTCggtttcattctctcttttctctaGTTACCTCTTGAAATGTCTCAGAAAGATCCCGATGTTCATGCTCTTTTTGGAGTCCAGGATTGTgacctgaggagaaaagggagaacAATTATCAATActtgtaataaataaaagaaaatatttctcCTCTGTAATCTCTGGGTGGagggatatttgtttttattgcctttattctgtaaagcactttgtgtgaCATcgtttgtatgaaaagtgcaacacaaataaagtctgattgatttattgatacAAGTCGCATGTTGTTAGAGGAAGTAAAAACTCTACCAACACTGTTTTACTCCAGAAGTTCCTCACTGGTATAATCACAGGAGTGGAACTTATAAAAAATCACTTCCTTTTTGAGTGCGCATTACTTCCCTagcatgaacattttatttgagtttgacgttcatgaaaacagcagcagcttgatgGAAACTCCAGTGTAACCCTCTTTACCTGAGGTTCCTGTGGAAAGAGCTCCTTCCCATCACACGTCTTCTGACCCACGAGCCTGGAATTTCTCAGCGATGCCCGTTTGTCCACGTGACTGAACAACTCCTCCATGCTCCGGATGTCCAGCACCAGGTCCCTCTTAGGCCGCTGCGACGTCCAGACGTTCAGTTTGCCCAGGACGCGCTGGCTGGGGATGGTGTCCCAGTTCAGCTTCTTCATGGATCTTCTCTGGACGTTACAGGAGCCAAAAGAAAGGGcagtaagaggaggaggaggaggaggaggaggaggaagaggtggtggaggtggaggaggaggaggaggtggtggtgcaGCGGTGACACACATGGTGGGAAGCAGGGGGCAAGATGCTTGGAGATCTGGATCTTCCTGAGCATCCGGTGACGAAGGAGGAGACGCGTCCTGAGAGGAACAGTTGGGAAGAGAGGCAGATTTTAAAATCAGCACTCCCT
The Hippoglossus stenolepis isolate QCI-W04-F060 chromosome 15, HSTE1.2, whole genome shotgun sequence DNA segment above includes these coding regions:
- the fhdc3 gene encoding FH2 domain containing 3, whose amino-acid sequence is MEGVLILKSASLPNCSSQDASPPSSPDAQEDPDLQASCPLLPTMCVTAAPPPPPPPPPPPPLPPPPPPPPPLTALSFGSCNVQRRSMKKLNWDTIPSQRVLGKLNVWTSQRPKRDLVLDIRSMEELFSHVDKRASLRNSRLVGQKTCDGKELFPQEPQVTILDSKKSMNIGIFLRHFKRPVTEMVQDIRQGNWLRFGSGKLKELCKLLPEESEVKQLLSFSGNLSVLPVADQFMVQLVKVLGYEELLKMMVLREEFFPLMEEVKNSVAVMTKAANELLDCDDLHSVIRLVLKAGNYMNAGGYSANAIGFRMTSLLKLADTKANKPGMNLMHYVAKQAEDIDAELLTFLSQIEHIGLASRICKDEVITDFEREVKKIKEVKLYSSRQPGLVQQMETFFTRANVKLDEVDSSIQELISLSNAVAEYFCEDPATFKLEECCSIFHSFCKRFDTAVQENREREEAEQKRKRRESMRNSAKRCSTVSCPAPERNQESGLESALHSFLSTVPEGLARCRRNMLSPIVGSPSGHSPQPGKSDALPCTRQERPEKKQAKLQKENEEVTELEDKEEAEKMREITRKVLRYQNSRSSLDGDRVSGTPPRSDTPATPSTPRPRTRDFFFANNGNLGSPWTILSPLTCSQRNIPNQNRQVRPQRLSLTHGEDDDGVWESHEGNHPPSGVRRTSPCGGSASVPECPHQRAMSQGPIHRSASMDETRQSPLARFRLGDLFQRSYSSGSRTETIGDEISGVFPLHRGKGRNNVEGPMSSSSGFISFFRRIGGRSKHGDIEDQNFTESRN